In Xanthomonas sacchari, a genomic segment contains:
- a CDS encoding hemolysin family protein, with protein MIGNLLLLALAMLLVLLNGFFVAAEFALVKLRHTQAVGLAEHHGWRGRLLLNVHGHLDAYLSACQLGITLSSLGLGWVGEPAFAHLLQPLFDLLGLSEEAARLSAFIIAFSVISFLHIVLGELAPKSMAIRRPERMSLWTAAPLYLFYWAMYPAIWLLNTSANGLLKAVGWGDVEHASHRYSREELKLIVGRQQPAGAAPDHELTLMSHALELPELVAGDLMRARDHLRGFREGMALDAVMAEFADSRYSRYPWFDRDGEQVLGILHMKDLLVEIARGRRSDDLRPLLRPANLIALETPVPLVLERFRSGATHMALCVDEHGRILGYFTLEDLLEVVVGDIEDEHPHVVKDAPTRGADGSVLVAGSTSIFRLERLLGRGLRAPEHLNSVGGLIVHRLQRLPEEGERLELDGHLFTVKRMAGHRIQAVSVRLAPAEAAPT; from the coding sequence ATGATCGGCAACCTCCTGCTGCTGGCACTGGCGATGCTGCTGGTGCTGCTCAACGGCTTCTTCGTCGCCGCCGAGTTCGCCCTGGTCAAGCTGCGCCACACCCAGGCCGTGGGCCTGGCTGAGCATCACGGCTGGCGTGGCCGCCTGCTGCTCAACGTGCACGGTCACCTCGACGCCTACCTGTCGGCCTGCCAGCTCGGCATCACCCTGTCCTCGCTGGGCCTGGGCTGGGTCGGCGAGCCGGCCTTCGCGCACCTGCTGCAGCCGCTGTTCGACCTGCTGGGGCTGAGCGAGGAGGCGGCGCGCCTGAGCGCCTTCATCATCGCCTTCAGCGTGATCTCGTTCCTGCACATCGTGCTCGGCGAACTGGCCCCCAAGTCGATGGCGATCCGCCGCCCGGAGCGCATGTCGCTGTGGACCGCCGCCCCGCTGTACCTGTTCTACTGGGCGATGTATCCGGCGATCTGGCTGCTCAACACCAGCGCCAACGGGCTGCTGAAGGCCGTGGGCTGGGGCGATGTCGAGCACGCCTCGCACCGCTATTCGCGCGAGGAACTGAAGCTGATCGTCGGCCGCCAGCAACCCGCCGGCGCCGCGCCCGATCACGAACTGACCCTGATGAGCCACGCGCTGGAGCTGCCGGAACTGGTGGCCGGCGATCTGATGCGCGCGCGCGACCATTTGCGCGGGTTCCGCGAGGGCATGGCGCTGGACGCGGTGATGGCCGAGTTCGCCGACAGCCGCTACAGCCGCTACCCGTGGTTCGACCGCGACGGCGAGCAGGTGCTGGGCATCCTGCACATGAAGGACCTGCTGGTGGAGATCGCCCGTGGCCGCCGCAGCGACGACCTGCGCCCGCTGCTGCGCCCGGCCAACCTGATCGCGCTGGAGACGCCGGTGCCGCTGGTGCTGGAGCGCTTCCGCAGCGGCGCCACGCACATGGCGCTGTGCGTGGACGAGCACGGCCGCATCCTCGGCTACTTCACCCTGGAAGACCTGCTGGAAGTGGTGGTCGGCGACATCGAGGACGAGCACCCCCACGTGGTCAAGGACGCGCCGACCCGCGGCGCCGACGGCAGCGTGCTGGTCGCCGGCTCGACCTCGATCTTCCGCCTCGAGCGCCTGCTCGGCCGCGGCCTGCGCGCGCCCGAGCACCTCAATTCGGTCGGCGGGCTGATCGTGCACCGGTTGCAGCGCCTGCCCGAGGAAGGCGAGCGCCTGGAGCTGGACGGGCACCTGTTCACGGTCAAGCGCATGGCCGGGCACCGCATCCAGGCGGTGAGCGTGCGTCTGGCGCCGGCCGAGGCCGCGCCGACGTAG